The following proteins come from a genomic window of Acinetobacter baumannii:
- a CDS encoding ASCH domain-containing protein, producing MKERPIIFNTNMVKAILEGRKTQTRRPVKPQPLGHSLDSILDGKWLTKSFDGLLSPKIKDLPMHCPFGQIGDRLWVRETWYQKGTIGRTYPDAEDEFKFFPEKQAAYYADGLFAPWTSIKRPSIHMPRWASRILLEITDIRVERLNELSEADAKAEGLDNSRSEAAIQIGWYELPVPAFRRVWEWVYGQGSWKQNPWVWVIEFKVIQGGES from the coding sequence ATGAAAGAACGCCCTATTATTTTTAATACCAATATGGTTAAGGCTATTTTAGAAGGGCGTAAGACGCAAACTCGTCGCCCTGTTAAGCCTCAACCATTAGGCCATAGCCTAGATAGTATTCTTGATGGCAAATGGCTTACTAAAAGTTTTGATGGCCTTTTATCTCCGAAAATTAAAGACCTTCCAATGCACTGCCCATTTGGTCAAATCGGTGACCGTCTTTGGGTGCGTGAAACGTGGTACCAAAAAGGCACAATAGGTCGTACTTATCCAGATGCAGAAGATGAATTTAAGTTTTTCCCAGAAAAACAAGCTGCCTACTATGCTGATGGTTTATTCGCACCTTGGACATCAATAAAACGCCCATCTATCCACATGCCACGTTGGGCATCTCGTATTTTGCTTGAAATTACTGACATTCGTGTTGAACGTTTAAATGAACTTTCTGAAGCAGATGCGAAAGCAGAGGGTTTGGATAATTCTAGAAGTGAAGCTGCTATTCAAATTGGTTGGTATGAACTACCAGTACCTGCTTTCAGACGAGTTTGGGAGTGGGTTTACGGTCAGGGTTCATGGAAACAAAATCCTTGGGTGTGGGTAATCGAATTTAAAGTTATCCAAGGCGGTGAATCATGA
- a CDS encoding DNA adenine methylase — protein sequence MSLKHPLIRYHGGKFRMAEWIIRHFPTHETYVEPFGGGASVLLQKAPSRVEVYNDLDSDVVNFFEVLRDQQLAEQLAIQIEHTPYARTEFLNARADTTDKIERARRLVVRAQMGFGSAGATKGNTGFRLDTARGGSDIVTIWQRQPELVLQAAARLKKVLIENRDAIKVIQDHDRPETLFFIDPPYVMDTRSIGCNAYRFEMSNDDHENLISVLKNVKGKVILCGFEHPIYEALNWKKITKTVAASGQSGSVPREEVLWINPQAEKQNDLFSEVV from the coding sequence ATGAGTTTAAAACACCCTCTTATTCGATATCACGGTGGTAAGTTTCGAATGGCTGAATGGATTATTCGTCATTTTCCAACTCATGAAACTTATGTTGAACCTTTTGGTGGTGGTGCTTCTGTATTACTTCAAAAAGCGCCAAGCCGTGTTGAAGTCTATAACGATCTTGATAGTGATGTAGTCAATTTTTTTGAAGTGCTACGTGATCAGCAGCTTGCTGAACAACTTGCAATTCAAATTGAGCATACACCTTATGCACGTACAGAGTTTTTAAATGCTCGAGCTGATACAACAGACAAAATTGAGCGAGCACGTCGCTTAGTTGTCCGCGCTCAAATGGGTTTTGGTAGTGCAGGAGCGACTAAGGGTAATACAGGCTTTCGATTAGACACAGCTCGAGGTGGTAGCGACATAGTTACTATTTGGCAGCGTCAACCAGAACTTGTGCTTCAAGCTGCAGCACGTTTAAAGAAAGTTCTTATTGAGAATCGTGATGCCATTAAGGTCATTCAAGATCATGACAGACCAGAAACCCTATTTTTTATAGACCCTCCATATGTGATGGATACACGGTCAATTGGTTGTAACGCCTATCGATTCGAAATGTCGAATGACGACCATGAAAACTTAATTTCTGTTCTAAAAAATGTAAAAGGCAAAGTCATTCTTTGCGGTTTTGAGCATCCAATTTATGAAGCATTAAATTGGAAAAAAATTACTAAAACTGTTGCAGCTTCGGGACAATCTGGATCCGTTCCAAGAGAGGAAGTTCTATGGATTAACCCTCAAGCTGAAAAACAGAATGATTTGTTTAGTGAGGTGGTATGA
- a CDS encoding DUF1376 domain-containing protein: MSNQDVDIWMPIYIGDMLAKTTRMTTEQIGASFLLMMDYWRNGAIPDDNNVIASVIRSNLSKAKALKTILINSNLFEVKDSELSSKYLDDLKSQAESNKSSKSERAKKAAEARWNKEQDTSNTNASTEHQSSNAYAYAQAMHKHDASNAQGMLETCPSSSPSSIYIHTQSETPNSLDEDLSLWKPSLHEINSWRQRAGLPKTTQEEFDTFMITFLPHYAPDIRSGRLIENKIYAKYIQWVKDDALKASRLAKAKPAAKTNSANDSRNVNDAWKDEPKSDDRPFTGTVHIPEDLI; the protein is encoded by the coding sequence ATGAGCAACCAAGACGTAGATATTTGGATGCCAATTTATATTGGCGACATGCTTGCTAAGACCACTCGAATGACCACCGAGCAAATCGGTGCGTCATTTTTACTCATGATGGATTATTGGCGTAACGGTGCAATACCAGATGACAACAACGTTATTGCAAGCGTAATTCGTTCAAATTTGAGTAAGGCGAAGGCTTTAAAAACTATCTTGATAAATTCAAATTTATTTGAAGTAAAAGACAGTGAATTATCTTCAAAATATTTGGATGATTTAAAGTCTCAAGCTGAAAGTAATAAGTCTTCAAAGTCAGAGCGTGCAAAGAAAGCAGCGGAAGCACGATGGAATAAAGAGCAAGACACTAGCAATACTAATGCATCTACTGAGCATCAATCTAGCAATGCTTATGCATATGCACAAGCAATGCATAAGCATGATGCAAGCAATGCTCAAGGTATGCTTGAGACATGCCCTTCATCGTCACCTTCATCTATATATATACATACACAATCAGAAACGCCGAATTCCCTCGATGAGGACCTAAGTTTGTGGAAGCCTTCACTTCATGAAATTAACTCATGGAGACAAAGAGCAGGGCTACCTAAAACGACTCAGGAAGAGTTTGACACCTTCATGATTACCTTCCTACCGCATTACGCACCTGACATACGTTCAGGTCGTCTCATTGAAAACAAGATTTACGCGAAATACATCCAGTGGGTGAAAGACGATGCTTTGAAAGCAAGCCGTCTTGCTAAAGCGAAACCCGCTGCAAAAACAAATTCGGCTAACGATTCAAGAAACGTCAACGACGCTTGGAAAGACGAGCCTAAATCAGATGATCGCCCGTTCACAGGAACTGTGCACATACCGGAGGATTTAATATGA
- a CDS encoding ATP-binding protein — translation MNAMVNLLNGFKLAEGFCEIHQVQKVQAGPHQICPSCAINHVHDSKQGEQARVDQMVRDKHFGGAMLPERHAQSAFDNYKTLTHAQANTLTECIEYAQELLAAYAEDKKNPKPTSKSNFIMVGSTGTGKTHLGCATAKTLLKKGLYVRYITSEELAQRVMNAWDKDTKDQSEASVIYEFTTYDLLILDEYGLHDRGTRLEIIHKVLTARYDRKKPTMLISNFSMNKLKADLGDRLWSRFQHDGLRTVECNWSDARVGGAYV, via the coding sequence ATGAATGCGATGGTGAATCTTTTAAACGGCTTCAAATTAGCTGAAGGATTTTGCGAAATACACCAGGTGCAAAAAGTACAAGCGGGTCCGCATCAAATTTGCCCAAGCTGTGCAATCAATCATGTTCATGATTCAAAGCAAGGTGAACAAGCACGTGTTGATCAAATGGTACGTGATAAACACTTTGGTGGTGCAATGCTTCCCGAACGTCATGCTCAATCTGCATTTGATAATTACAAAACACTTACTCATGCACAAGCAAATACGCTTACTGAATGCATCGAATATGCACAAGAATTACTTGCAGCTTATGCTGAGGACAAAAAAAATCCTAAACCTACAAGTAAATCCAATTTCATTATGGTTGGTTCAACTGGTACGGGTAAAACCCATCTAGGTTGTGCAACTGCAAAAACACTTCTCAAAAAAGGCCTGTACGTTCGATACATCACAAGTGAAGAGCTTGCGCAGCGTGTCATGAATGCATGGGATAAGGACACAAAAGATCAATCGGAAGCATCTGTAATTTATGAGTTCACTACATACGACTTATTGATCTTGGATGAATACGGTTTGCATGACCGTGGTACCAGACTTGAAATTATTCATAAGGTTTTGACAGCACGTTATGACCGCAAAAAACCAACGATGCTCATTTCAAATTTTTCTATGAATAAGCTCAAGGCAGATTTGGGTGACCGTCTATGGTCACGCTTTCAGCATGATGGTTTACGTACTGTTGAATGCAATTGGTCCGATGCTCGTGTAGGTGGTGCCTATGTCTAA
- a CDS encoding terminase small subunit: MSLSGKQQRFVDEYLIDRNGAQAYIRAGYKVKNEDVAAVMASRLLRIDKVKEAIEKGEKELAERNKITQDKVLNRLWEMATADPNELIRYVRVNCRYCWGVDHYYQWTKGEYHNACYNALVNQKPKPDCDGGFGFNKTRAPNPECPECQGEGHGYVTVADTTRVSEQAKMLYAGIKESQHGIEIKMNDQVAALIKAGQHIGMFKERVEHSNDPENPLTDTKASSRKLAALAKLKKAKAKADKAKENDQ, from the coding sequence ATGTCTCTAAGTGGGAAACAACAACGCTTTGTTGATGAATACCTGATAGATCGCAACGGAGCACAGGCATATATCAGAGCAGGCTACAAGGTTAAGAACGAAGATGTAGCTGCTGTAATGGCATCTCGTCTGTTAAGGATTGATAAGGTTAAGGAAGCAATTGAGAAGGGTGAAAAAGAGCTTGCAGAACGCAACAAGATCACTCAAGACAAAGTGCTAAATCGCCTTTGGGAAATGGCAACTGCGGACCCTAACGAACTAATCAGATATGTGCGTGTTAATTGCCGCTACTGTTGGGGCGTAGATCACTATTACCAATGGACTAAGGGCGAGTATCACAATGCTTGTTACAACGCTTTGGTAAATCAGAAACCTAAACCTGATTGTGATGGTGGTTTTGGTTTTAATAAAACCAGAGCGCCAAATCCTGAATGCCCTGAATGCCAAGGTGAAGGCCACGGTTATGTAACTGTTGCAGATACAACACGTGTAAGCGAACAAGCAAAAATGCTTTATGCAGGCATTAAAGAATCTCAACACGGCATAGAAATCAAAATGAATGACCAAGTGGCGGCTTTGATTAAAGCCGGTCAACACATTGGCATGTTCAAGGAACGTGTAGAGCACAGCAACGACCCTGAAAACCCATTAACTGACACCAAAGCATCAAGCAGAAAACTTGCTGCGCTTGCCAAACTGAAAAAAGCAAAGGCTAAAGCTGATAAAGCAAAGGAGAACGACCAATGA
- a CDS encoding magnesium and cobalt transport protein CorA, producing the protein MTKTTDDEILALLAEMDESEIEQYLLTLNEDEQAEIAKLLADAPIWFPLEGPQMAAYLSQADVIGYGGAAGGGKTDLIVGSFLTVHKRSLVVRREKAQTDGIVQRCEEILGHKNGYNSQKSFWNLGNGRLIEFGGLDNLGDEKRWQGRAHDFKALDEATEIRESQARFVMGWNRSSDPTIKSKCLMTFNPPTTAEGRWVIDYFAPWIKKGHPNPAKPGELRWFAMVKGKEQEVESNKPFVLIDDQIVYDFDPKDYKPEHIIKPKSRTFIPARVTDNKYYMETGYMSTLQALPEPLRSQMLYGDFGAGIEDDPWQVIPTEWVEAAQARWKPLEDMRILHRGDFKMDSYGLDVARGGGDNTIGFARYGYWYDNPNVLEGKDSPDGPTSASFAVSHVRDHAPIHVDVIGVGASTYDFLKQSGIHVVPVDVRNAATAFDRSGQLSFYNLRSQLWWQFREALDPAYGSTVALPPEPKLLADLTAPRWGLQGTKIKVESREEIIKRIGRSPDYGSAIINAQIDTPKRHIMQTINASAARRDYDPYA; encoded by the coding sequence ATGACCAAAACAACTGATGATGAAATCCTTGCATTGCTTGCCGAAATGGATGAATCAGAAATTGAGCAATATCTATTAACACTCAATGAAGATGAACAAGCGGAAATAGCAAAACTACTTGCCGATGCGCCTATTTGGTTTCCATTGGAAGGCCCGCAAATGGCTGCGTATTTATCTCAAGCCGATGTTATTGGCTATGGCGGTGCAGCAGGTGGCGGTAAAACGGATTTAATCGTTGGTTCATTCTTAACAGTACATAAACGTAGCTTGGTTGTACGCCGAGAGAAAGCGCAAACAGACGGTATCGTACAGCGTTGTGAAGAAATTCTAGGCCATAAGAATGGCTATAACTCACAAAAATCATTCTGGAACTTGGGCAATGGCCGTTTAATCGAATTTGGTGGACTTGATAACTTGGGTGATGAGAAGCGTTGGCAAGGTCGTGCCCATGATTTTAAGGCACTCGATGAAGCTACAGAGATTCGTGAGTCACAAGCACGCTTTGTAATGGGTTGGAATCGTTCATCAGACCCAACAATCAAATCGAAATGTCTAATGACCTTCAACCCACCAACTACAGCGGAAGGGCGTTGGGTAATTGATTACTTTGCACCTTGGATTAAGAAGGGTCATCCGAACCCTGCAAAGCCCGGTGAGCTCCGTTGGTTCGCGATGGTAAAAGGCAAGGAGCAGGAAGTTGAAAGTAATAAACCATTTGTACTTATTGATGATCAAATTGTTTATGACTTCGACCCGAAGGATTACAAGCCTGAACACATTATTAAGCCCAAGTCACGCACGTTCATTCCTGCACGTGTAACAGATAACAAGTACTACATGGAAACAGGCTACATGAGTACTTTGCAAGCATTGCCTGAACCTTTGAGGTCACAAATGTTATACGGCGATTTCGGTGCGGGTATTGAAGATGACCCTTGGCAAGTTATCCCTACAGAATGGGTTGAAGCAGCTCAAGCACGTTGGAAACCACTTGAAGACATGCGCATTTTGCATCGTGGCGATTTCAAGATGGATTCTTACGGATTGGACGTTGCACGTGGTGGCGGCGATAACACGATTGGTTTTGCGCGTTACGGTTATTGGTACGACAACCCGAACGTACTTGAGGGCAAAGACTCACCTGACGGACCAACAAGCGCATCGTTTGCTGTCTCACATGTTCGCGATCATGCACCTATTCATGTCGATGTGATTGGTGTAGGTGCAAGTACATACGATTTCTTAAAGCAATCAGGCATTCATGTTGTGCCTGTAGACGTACGCAATGCTGCAACTGCATTTGACCGTTCAGGCCAACTTAGTTTTTACAACCTGCGTTCACAACTATGGTGGCAATTCCGTGAAGCATTGGACCCTGCATACGGCAGTACAGTTGCTTTGCCGCCTGAACCAAAGCTTTTAGCAGATTTAACGGCGCCACGTTGGGGATTGCAGGGAACCAAAATCAAAGTGGAATCACGCGAAGAAATCATCAAGCGTATTGGCCGCAGTCCCGACTATGGCTCTGCAATTATCAACGCGCAAATTGATACACCTAAACGTCACATTATGCAGACGATCAATGCATCAGCTGCAAGACGTGATTACGACCCTTACGCGTAG
- a CDS encoding portal protein, giving the protein MTEDDIRALKKRFDAVWQLRVNDMDDYCAELALHVLPAAIKTIKNQEKHDRSAWSKIVDNTGKDSLKTLAAGMVSGTCSPSRKWFTLQAADESLQKDIEVRQWLKAVEDACYVAFSKSNVYRTVHHIYMQEGAFGIGAALAPEHGRNSKAQLMDLIPLTFGEFAITTDEFNKPNGVYRKFKLTSINMVKYFGLDNVSDAIKNAFENKNYEQEFEVCHAIYERVDAKGYGPKNMPFASIYYEPSSSDKLLRESGLMGFQVICGRWTVSSSDVYGEGPASDCIGDLRALQKGHQQIAVGVDYQVRPPLLLPDYLKGHERETLPNGIAFYQASPTSQVAQVQAMLNVQFDLNGVMAQIAQCQERVKRAFHTDLFMMLDAFDKGKMTATEVYERKSEKMLMLGPVVERQIDELLRPLVEICVERVLANSEYLRQIAPEAIQNADVEINFVSILALAQKSSGSAILERALAMIGQVAQVDPQVLDKVDTDKFMDEYAEINGVSPDIFRPQRIVDQIRSDRAAQQQIAQQQALAAQQAQTQNTNANTVKTVSDTDAETLSDMFLQGGGA; this is encoded by the coding sequence ATGACTGAAGACGATATCAGAGCGCTGAAAAAACGGTTTGATGCTGTTTGGCAATTACGTGTAAATGACATGGACGACTATTGTGCCGAATTAGCGTTACACGTTTTGCCTGCTGCCATCAAAACGATTAAAAACCAAGAAAAGCATGACCGATCTGCATGGTCCAAAATTGTTGATAACACTGGTAAAGACTCGTTGAAAACCCTTGCAGCGGGTATGGTATCGGGCACTTGTTCGCCAAGTCGTAAATGGTTCACCTTGCAAGCCGCAGATGAATCATTGCAAAAGGATATTGAAGTTCGCCAATGGCTTAAAGCTGTTGAGGATGCTTGTTATGTTGCTTTTTCAAAAAGCAATGTTTATCGAACTGTGCATCATATTTACATGCAAGAAGGCGCTTTTGGCATTGGTGCGGCGTTAGCACCTGAACATGGCCGCAATTCAAAAGCCCAACTCATGGATTTAATACCGCTTACCTTCGGTGAGTTTGCCATCACAACGGACGAGTTTAATAAACCGAACGGCGTTTATCGCAAATTCAAATTAACCTCTATCAACATGGTTAAATATTTTGGATTGGATAACGTTTCGGATGCTATTAAGAATGCGTTTGAAAATAAAAACTACGAACAAGAGTTTGAAGTTTGCCATGCGATTTATGAACGAGTAGATGCAAAAGGGTATGGTCCTAAAAACATGCCTTTCGCTTCAATTTACTATGAACCAAGTTCATCGGATAAATTACTACGCGAAAGCGGCTTAATGGGTTTTCAGGTTATTTGCGGCCGTTGGACTGTTTCAAGTAGTGATGTGTACGGTGAAGGACCTGCAAGCGATTGTATTGGTGATTTACGTGCATTACAGAAAGGTCATCAACAAATTGCAGTAGGTGTGGACTATCAAGTTCGACCGCCCTTGCTTTTACCTGATTACTTAAAAGGTCATGAGCGTGAGACATTGCCAAACGGCATTGCGTTCTACCAAGCGTCACCAACGAGCCAAGTTGCACAAGTTCAAGCGATGTTGAATGTGCAATTCGATTTGAACGGTGTTATGGCGCAGATTGCACAATGTCAAGAGCGTGTTAAACGCGCATTCCATACAGATTTGTTCATGATGCTTGATGCTTTTGATAAAGGCAAAATGACCGCTACAGAAGTATATGAGCGCAAATCTGAAAAGATGCTCATGCTTGGTCCGGTAGTTGAACGTCAAATTGATGAATTATTGCGTCCGCTTGTTGAAATCTGTGTTGAGCGTGTCTTGGCAAACAGTGAATACCTACGCCAAATTGCACCAGAAGCAATTCAAAACGCTGATGTCGAAATCAATTTCGTATCCATACTTGCACTTGCACAGAAATCTTCTGGCTCGGCAATTCTTGAACGTGCCCTTGCCATGATTGGGCAAGTAGCCCAAGTCGACCCGCAAGTACTTGATAAAGTTGATACAGATAAATTTATGGATGAATACGCGGAGATTAACGGCGTATCGCCTGATATTTTCCGTCCTCAACGTATCGTTGACCAAATCCGTAGTGACCGTGCAGCACAACAACAAATTGCACAGCAACAAGCCCTTGCTGCCCAACAAGCACAAACGCAAAACACTAACGCCAATACGGTCAAGACTGTAAGCGATACAGATGCAGAAACTTTATCTGACATGTTCTTACAAGGCGGTGGCGCATGA
- a CDS encoding Bbp19 family protein has translation MSDLETKAKENKSERDQELNDLRSILETEYGKRFLMRLIDRANVFQPTYGGGSQISDFAFMEGRREFGLFILGEITQANSDAWLDMQKLRFSKLKEKVNHERSDNNYDSN, from the coding sequence ATGAGCGATTTAGAAACCAAAGCCAAAGAAAACAAGAGTGAACGCGACCAGGAACTAAATGACCTGCGCTCAATCTTGGAAACCGAATACGGTAAGCGTTTTCTAATGCGCTTAATCGATCGGGCAAACGTATTTCAGCCCACCTATGGCGGTGGGTCACAAATCAGTGATTTTGCTTTCATGGAAGGCCGCCGAGAGTTTGGCCTATTCATCCTTGGTGAAATCACACAAGCCAATTCAGATGCATGGTTAGACATGCAGAAACTACGATTTTCAAAACTTAAAGAAAAGGTGAACCATGAGCGAAGTGACAACAACTACGACAGCAACTGA
- a CDS encoding major capsid protein, translating to MPTIVQTNPTLADVAHNIGTNSKVGAIIEVLNKRQDLLDDAVVLEANSGTHNKTSVRSGLPKGTWRKLNYGVQPEKTSRVQVSDSTGQLTSYSEVDKTLYDLQGENKKQWRSEEDAGFLEGMSQEVMENIIYGDVAGDVSTFNGLATRYNHLIDPETGVAPANAVNILDAGGTGTDNTSIYIVQWGREKTHLFYPQGTQAGLEIQDKGQQTVLDAQGGRYEAMRTYFQWDVGLSVRDWRSVVRIANIDVSDLSKDASTGANLIDLLDEALSLLPLAGSARTAIYMNRTVNQALKGQVNHFKNVRLTLEDFRKDGSRKIQAWDGEPIRICDVILNTEARVV from the coding sequence ATGCCTACGATTGTACAAACAAATCCAACATTAGCCGACGTTGCCCACAACATTGGTACGAACTCTAAAGTTGGGGCGATTATCGAAGTACTCAACAAGCGTCAAGACTTACTTGACGATGCTGTAGTGCTTGAAGCAAATAGCGGTACCCACAATAAAACTAGCGTTCGCTCAGGTTTACCAAAAGGTACATGGCGTAAATTGAACTATGGTGTGCAACCTGAAAAAACATCACGTGTTCAAGTCTCTGATAGTACTGGTCAGTTAACTTCATATTCAGAAGTTGATAAAACCTTGTACGACCTTCAAGGCGAAAATAAAAAGCAATGGCGCTCTGAAGAAGATGCAGGCTTCTTAGAGGGTATGTCACAAGAGGTAATGGAAAACATTATCTATGGTGATGTTGCAGGCGATGTATCTACCTTTAACGGTTTAGCAACGCGTTACAACCATCTTATTGACCCTGAAACAGGCGTAGCACCTGCAAACGCTGTAAACATTCTGGATGCAGGCGGTACAGGCACTGACAATACGTCAATTTACATTGTGCAGTGGGGGCGTGAAAAAACTCACTTGTTCTATCCGCAAGGTACGCAAGCGGGTCTTGAAATTCAAGACAAAGGACAACAAACGGTACTTGATGCGCAAGGCGGCCGTTATGAAGCAATGCGAACATACTTCCAATGGGACGTGGGCTTATCTGTACGTGACTGGCGCTCGGTTGTTCGTATCGCAAACATTGATGTTTCGGACCTTTCAAAAGACGCATCTACTGGTGCAAATCTTATTGATTTATTGGACGAAGCACTTTCTCTCTTACCACTTGCAGGTTCAGCACGTACAGCAATCTACATGAACCGTACTGTTAACCAAGCGCTTAAAGGCCAAGTCAATCACTTTAAAAATGTGCGCTTGACTCTTGAAGACTTCCGTAAAGACGGTAGCCGCAAAATTCAAGCATGGGATGGTGAGCCAATTCGCATCTGTGATGTGATTCTTAACACTGAAGCCCGTGTAGTTTAA
- a CDS encoding Bbp16 family capsid cement protein yields MALVDKLLQFSDKQAIAAGASTFTLDTVHKSVGTAGLPVCLQGHVVGPANATVTVTLEESADGTTFTAAAASKAFTAAELNKGTFFYVNSATKRFIRLSYAVANAPTGSISAWLGNEADIRTNYDAVSGATVPV; encoded by the coding sequence ATGGCATTAGTTGATAAATTACTACAGTTCTCCGATAAGCAAGCTATTGCGGCGGGTGCTAGTACTTTCACTTTGGACACAGTGCATAAATCTGTTGGTACAGCAGGTTTACCTGTCTGCCTTCAAGGGCATGTGGTGGGACCTGCAAACGCTACCGTTACAGTGACACTTGAAGAAAGTGCGGACGGTACAACGTTTACAGCAGCAGCCGCATCAAAAGCGTTTACAGCAGCTGAATTAAATAAAGGTACGTTCTTTTACGTGAACAGTGCGACAAAACGTTTTATCCGTTTGTCTTATGCAGTTGCCAATGCGCCTACCGGTTCTATTTCGGCTTGGTTGGGCAATGAAGCGGATATCCGTACAAACTACGACGCTGTAAGCGGCGCAACTGTTCCAGTTTAA